A genomic region of Prionailurus bengalensis isolate Pbe53 chromosome D1, Fcat_Pben_1.1_paternal_pri, whole genome shotgun sequence contains the following coding sequences:
- the CREBZF gene encoding CREB/ATF bZIP transcription factor isoform X2, whose protein sequence is MRHSLTKLLAASGSDSPTRSESPAPAATCLLPPDLTRAAAAAAAAAEEEETAAAGSPGRKQPRGDEGELEAGRGGRGGVAVRAPSPEEMEEEAIASVPGEETEDMDFLSGLELADLLDPRQPDWHLEPGLSSPGPLSSSGGGSDSGGLWRGDDDDEAAAAEMQRFSDLLQRLLNGIGGCSSGSDSGSGEKRRRKSPGGGAGSSGNDNNQAATKSPRKAAAAAARLNRLKKKEYVMGLESRVRGLAAENQELRAENRELGKRVQALQEESRYLRAVLANETGLARLLSRLSGVGLRLTTSLFRDSPAGDHDYALPVGKQQQDLLEEDDSAGGVCLHVDKDKVSVEFCSACARKASSSLKM, encoded by the coding sequence ATGAGGCATAGCCTGACCAAACTGCTGGCGGCCTCAGGCAGCGACTCCCCAACCCGCAGCGAGAGTCCGGCGCCGGCCGCGACCTGCTTGCTGCCCCCGGACCTGAcccgggcggcggcggctgcagcggcggcggcggaggaggaAGAGACGGCGGCGGCCGGATCTCCCGGCCGCAAGCAGCCGCGCGGCGACGAGGGCGAGTTGGAGGCCGGGAGGGGGGGCCGCGGCGGCGTGGCCGTGCGCGCGCCCTCGCCCgaggagatggaggaggaggcGATCGCCAGCGTCCCCGGGGAGGAGACGGAGGACATGGACTTTCTGTCCGGGCTGGAACTGGCAGATCTTTTGGACCCCCGGCAACCGGACTGGCACCTGGAGCCCGGACTCAGCTCGCCCGGGCCTCTCTCGTCGTCCGGCGGAGGCTCGGATAGCGGCGGCCTGTGGAGAGGGGACGACGACGACGAGGCCGCGGCTGCCGAGATGCAGCGCTTTTCTGACCTGCTGCAGAGGCTCTTAAACGGCATCGGAGGCTGCAGCAGCGGCAGTGACAGTGGCAGCGGCGAAAAGAGGCGGAGAAAGTCCCCAGGAGGAGGCGCGGGCAGCAGCGGCAACGACAACAACCAGGCGGCGACAAAGAGTCCCCGGaaggcggcggcggctgctgccCGTCTCAATCGGCTGAAGAAGAAGGAGTACGTGATGGGGCTGGAAAGTCGAGTCCGGGGTCTGGCAGCCGAGAACCAGGAGCTGCGGGCCGAGAATCGGGAGCTGGGCAAGCGCGTGCAGGCACTGCAGGAGGAGAGTCGATACCTACGGGCCGTCTTAGCCAACGAGACCGGACTGGCTCGCTTGCTGAGCCGGCTGAGCGGCGTGGGACTGCGGCTGACCACCTCGCTCTTCAGAGACTCGCCCGCCGGTGACCATGACTACGCTCTGCCCGTGGGAAAGCAGCAGCAGGACCTACTGGAAGAGGACGACTCGGCGGGAGGAGTGTGTCTTCATGTGGACAAGGATAAGGTGTCGGTGGAGTTCTGCTCGGCGTGCGCCCGGAAGGCGTCGTCTTCTCTTAAAATGTAG
- the CREBZF gene encoding CREB/ATF bZIP transcription factor isoform X1, with protein sequence MRHSLTKLLAASGSDSPTRSESPAPAATCLLPPDLTRAAAAAAAAAEEEETAAAGSPGRKQPRGDEGELEAGRGGRGGVAVRAPSPEEMEEEAIASVPGEETEDMDFLSGLELADLLDPRQPDWHLEPGLSSPGPLSSSGGGSDSGGLWRGDDDDEAAAAEMQRFSDLLQRLLNGIGGCSSGSDSGSGEKRRRKSPGGGAGSSGNDNNQAATKSPRKAAAAAARLNRLKKKEYVMGLESRVRGLAAENQELRAENRELGKRVQALQEESRYLRAVLANETGLARLLSRLSGVGLRLTTSLFRDSPAGDHDYALPVGKQQQDLLEEDDSAGGVCLHVDKDKVSVEFCSACARKASSSLKIFFFR encoded by the exons ATGAGGCATAGCCTGACCAAACTGCTGGCGGCCTCAGGCAGCGACTCCCCAACCCGCAGCGAGAGTCCGGCGCCGGCCGCGACCTGCTTGCTGCCCCCGGACCTGAcccgggcggcggcggctgcagcggcggcggcggaggaggaAGAGACGGCGGCGGCCGGATCTCCCGGCCGCAAGCAGCCGCGCGGCGACGAGGGCGAGTTGGAGGCCGGGAGGGGGGGCCGCGGCGGCGTGGCCGTGCGCGCGCCCTCGCCCgaggagatggaggaggaggcGATCGCCAGCGTCCCCGGGGAGGAGACGGAGGACATGGACTTTCTGTCCGGGCTGGAACTGGCAGATCTTTTGGACCCCCGGCAACCGGACTGGCACCTGGAGCCCGGACTCAGCTCGCCCGGGCCTCTCTCGTCGTCCGGCGGAGGCTCGGATAGCGGCGGCCTGTGGAGAGGGGACGACGACGACGAGGCCGCGGCTGCCGAGATGCAGCGCTTTTCTGACCTGCTGCAGAGGCTCTTAAACGGCATCGGAGGCTGCAGCAGCGGCAGTGACAGTGGCAGCGGCGAAAAGAGGCGGAGAAAGTCCCCAGGAGGAGGCGCGGGCAGCAGCGGCAACGACAACAACCAGGCGGCGACAAAGAGTCCCCGGaaggcggcggcggctgctgccCGTCTCAATCGGCTGAAGAAGAAGGAGTACGTGATGGGGCTGGAAAGTCGAGTCCGGGGTCTGGCAGCCGAGAACCAGGAGCTGCGGGCCGAGAATCGGGAGCTGGGCAAGCGCGTGCAGGCACTGCAGGAGGAGAGTCGATACCTACGGGCCGTCTTAGCCAACGAGACCGGACTGGCTCGCTTGCTGAGCCGGCTGAGCGGCGTGGGACTGCGGCTGACCACCTCGCTCTTCAGAGACTCGCCCGCCGGTGACCATGACTACGCTCTGCCCGTGGGAAAGCAGCAGCAGGACCTACTGGAAGAGGACGACTCGGCGGGAGGAGTGTGTCTTCATGTGGACAAGGATAAGGTGTCGGTGGAGTTCTGCTCGGCGTGCGCCCGGAAGGCGTCGTCTTCTCTTAAAAT TTTCTTTTTTAGGTGA